The Oncorhynchus tshawytscha isolate Ot180627B linkage group LG02, Otsh_v2.0, whole genome shotgun sequence genome contains the following window.
ATAAAGCAATAACTTGTGGGGGACTTATTTTGACATGAGGTAGAGAGGAACTGACCTCGCTGTGGTATTACTGCATAGGTCGACAACAGACCCACCCTTAGAAATTCTGTTTAATTATACATTCCGTTAATGTTATTTTTTCTTCACATTCCCCCTTCCAAGGCTACAGACAATCAACAGTAAGTGGAAATGCAATTTTATTTAACTCTGACAATTCTGTTTTTTTGCAAGCTAATTCCCACGATGCTAGTGTGTAAATACTAGCATTGCTAAAAGCAGCTAAGCGGTGGTGTAGAGAGATTTTTGCATTTTtaagccaatttcctgcaattctaaacattttgctaTGGATCTCAGAGAAAAATTTTGcagtttaaagctaatttccttcaAATCTGTGaattttgccatggctaatgatgtgttcttttgctcaaacataataacaaaaGCACTACTGCTAAATTCAATATTTTAGGAAATTTCTATATtctctgactgtctagcttttatttaggtggttgttagttctcaaagattgtATTTTCATAATCATTTCAATTGCAGAAACATCCCTGATATATATTGAAACTATTGCAGTGATTGTCCCTTCTGCGATAAAGCTAAAACAAAAACTAATACACTAATGCCAAAGTTTCTGCACCTTGTAACACTACATAAATAAATCATCTCAATAAAGCAAGATGTCAAGTCAAGCAAGTATTGTACTTACGGCATCCTCAGCATGTCAACCAGATCCTGGAGCCTGTTCACATTTTTCTTGTTCTCTTCAGTCTGTAGGTTGTAAAATAATATACTGTAGGTATTATATCATGTGTAGCTTTATAAATAGACCATTATTATAATTACTAAGAAAAAAATCTTAACCTGGTATGTGAGCTCCTTGACTCTTCCCTCATATTTGCAGACCCCTGTACCCCTGTGATAGCATCCATGTCTCTGTTCAGCGTCAACTTCACCTTCCAGCTCACAGACCTGAAATAGAAGACTTGTGTGTTTTGTTCTCAGATGGGATGGTAATACTAAATTATAACTAAAGTGTTGCCTTTTTCAATTATGGAGTCGACTTTCTttcaaatgaatgaactatacaTAGTTAAGGAGTTTACCCTAGCCTCCAGTTTCTGGAGTTGCTTCTTTCCGCCCTTCTTGGCCAGATTCTCAGCCTCATCCAGACGGTGCTGCAGGTCCTTCACTGTCACCTCCaggttcttcttcatcctctccaGGTGAGAGCTGGTGTCCTGCTCCTTCTTCTTCAGGCTGGATTACTGCGAAATGAAAGTATTGTCCTTAATGTGCACATAATTATAGCACTGGCAATGTTTGGCTCCAAACGGAGATGGCATTGTTACACAAACATGTTGGGGAAACGTGATTGTGCTGACAAATAATGAGACATTAATGGCCAAGACGGCTATCCTAGTCTACTTATAGTTATGTAATGTCTGTAGACTCACATCAGTAATATCCTTCTTGGCCTTCTCCTCTGCATTTCTTGCTTCCTGGACAGTGTCTTCCATTTCACCTTGGACCTGAGTAAGGTCAACCTCCAGCTTCTTTTTAGTGTTGATGAGGCTTATGTTCTAAACAAGTTATGATAACGTGCTTATGTTAAAAGTAATACATGGGAAGCACATCTTTAATTGGgcattttgtagactttacctGGGAGTGCAACTCCcttaaacaggcagttaacccactgttcctaggccgtcattgaaaataagatttgttcttaactgacttgcctagtaaaataaaggttcaaaaaaaaaaagtgttaaaacagaTTCTTGTAATATGCAAATTAGCACATAATTAAGGGTGGtttgcatttattttttatttattttaaataaaagTTGGAATACATTAATATCTTGTATTTATCTATACTTTCCACTGGTAAAGTTTCAGTCTGATGAGAGTAAAGAAAAAAATCCCTATTAGCCTGTGGTGCCTAACCTTAAAGTCACGTAGCTCATCTATGCTGCATAACGCTCTTTGAGGTTATACAGCACAGTGGGCTCATTGAGGTGGGTCATCATGGCCATGTCCTCATTTCTATCATGCTTTGGAGGGTTCATGGGGTGTATATCATGCTCCTTTACAGTGATGGTCTCTGACAGAAAGAAAATGAACATTTATTATGTTACTATCATGTATATAGTTTATTAGGTATTCTTTCTATAGTATGATCACAGAGTCAGTGCTTCATTTTTACAACATTAATGTTTGCTAGTTATTAAAACACATAAGGTGGCCATATTTACTTGCCCACAAAGAGTTGACAGTTGCTTTGCCACCCTCTTTACCCTGGTGAACTCTTTTGAGGTGCATTTCTTTGGGCTCAACCACAAAGAAAGCTCTTTTGTCATCAAAGAGAGCAGCCTGGGCCAAAACTCTTTCCCTTTCTGGCTTCCAGAGGCAAATGGCCGTTGGGCCAAAGACCACAATCTCTGTGTCAGTGCTCATGATGGCACCTTACTCTGGGATGGGGAAATAAACGTAAATCAACCTTATTATTATGTGGTACATTCTATTTTGTATCATCACAAATATAAAATTGAACAAAGCTTGATTCATTATTGTTAGTAACAGATTCTGTTATGCCATCTTCAGTGCTACTACATGCAAGCAAAGTCTTAAAGATTACATCCTTGTCAGTTTAACTTTACTGCAAGGCCATTCAAACACCACCTAACTTGGCATTTCTTATGCTATGCATTTGTTACCAGCAAggacaacagtgtgtgtgtagatataaCCTTTTCATAAATGAACAGGCAAAATAGATGCTTGAGACCAGGTCAGAAGTCTGACCAGAggggcagcagcagcatccatcatcatcataatcattatcaccatcataatcatcatcatcatggcaatcatcatcaccatcatcataatcatcatcatcaccatcataatcatcataatcatcattatgataatcaccatcatcattacgACAATCATCATCACCATAATCATTATCATGACAAGCATCATCACCAtaatcatcatcactatcataaTCATCGTCACCCTCATCATTATGACAatcattatcatcaccatcataatcatcatcatgacgatcatcataatcatcaccatcataatcatcatcatgaCGATCCTCATAATCATCACCATCATaatcgtcatcatcatcagcatAATCAAAAGCAACATTTAAGTGCAGAAACATGCTAGACTGAATTCATCACCCACAGCAAAATTGGTGAGTGCTAATTAGGTGGGTCGTTTCACCAATTCGGTGCCTTGTGAGATGTGTAACTTGGTCATAAAAAACTTTGGATTTCACCAACTTTTAAcattgtcataaagagcacatgtccATCTTcataaaaaaaacaagttttcccatctcaagatgctaaataaaataaaaaactacttaagtagtactctaaagtatttttacataacacccctgttgcacacaacaagcagAAGGGGATTTATCGCTGATTTAAGATAAaattgtcaaccctgttatgATCAACCCTGATCAACCCTGTCACTTTATTCagcacttaataggcacttactatagtatttttttcattgtagtcataccttgtgggattggtaataatctgagaaagatttagggagtcccattgctttaggacttggtcaggtggtttaagcatgtcccagtttggGTCACaaagcaggacaaattcagatttagcataaggggccaggagagagctcagggcaggtagggtacaggccggtgctgatggaggacgatacacgcagcaacagtcaacaaagagctatttcaAAGTTTATTTCTTAAAATCATccaatcaaattgtttggggacagacttggtggagacaaccgagcgcTGAAGGtattccttggtaaagattgccactccaccgCCTTTGGAGGATCTGTCTTGccaaaaaaggttataaccagacaggttaacatcagtgttcaaaacattCTTCCTTAACcatgtctcagtaatgaccaacatatctggattggagctgtgagcccacactttcaattgatccaatttaggtaataagcttctagtgttaacgtgcagaaaatccaggcttttacgagagcgaaatcagtgaagcagatatcagagcacatgtcagaattggggctagcaacagtagatgggccagggtgtacatgcacatttccagatattatcagcagtaatacaatcagggcacagcagaggacagggagagctctgcagtgttgatctatgacatttgaatgtgcattagatggtaaaaatatcatattgtacagcaattgcattaggtaacatgaatacaaagtcGGCGAGAGGTGGTgggaataggatgggaggccaagagtcCTTGTAACCAaaagagagtcagagtcccgagtgtgggaacaaacatagtctgtcccacggttggatcaacaagcaagttcatagtcaacaaagcatgcaggagtcatgaggcaaatagcataaAGAACAAGAAAAAAATCTAACGACTTGGGGCTTGCCATTATAAGTTCAGAGTCACGCACCAACAATGAATGTTTGCTGGAGGCAAGTGAAAGTtcgggagagaggtgggagtgtggtgggggtacctgtaccagacagggaaaGACAGGCCAGAGCAGgcggtgaacagatcgccaggtggaatcaAAGCAGCAGTGCAGCTGGAaatgggagtaggtgtcacacccacctGGGAGAAGCTTTTTTCTTGAGGTAGATTCCTTGTAGAAAATGTCAGAGGATTGTCTCTGaaaagctgacgctggtccaggagaactcagacgaaaacttcaaaaagatatattccaggtcgaataaactggtcaaactaagaagagaatcaatcttcaggatgttattttcatttctatccaataacgttccaaccggatcatacgttttcatctgcagccaaatggaacgacgGTGACATCAACAGACAAATGCGCCACAGGGAAATTGCATTCTGCAAAGAcagtgactatttcccctcccattcggtcaaagttcacaccagaggctccattccacgttctactgaatgagaacatctagtggaaggagTAGGAAGTGCTAACAtatccatatcttatttggaagGGAAGGGGCGATGACATCAAATTTGACCCACATTCAGAatatcacttcctgtttggaagattgcctgccctatgagttctgttatattcacagacataattcaaacagttttagaaacttcagagtgttttctatccaattgtaataataatatgcatatattagcaatctaggacaaagtaggatgcagttcactatgggcacgcaattcatccaaagtgaaaatactgccccctatccccaacaagttaaataaaggtaaaaaattttACAAATATTTTTAAACATAGACATTTATCCTGTTGCTATTTTCACTACTTGTAGCTCTCAGGCTACATAGACATTTATATTATGCATATAAACAGTACTGCCAATAGGGCTCTCTCTGGGATTTAGGATCTTTGTCACTACTTTTATTTTCACTACAAATTCATTTAAATGACTTACTGAAATTCATTGGGTTATCCTGTTCAGATTCGTGAATGTGGTGTTTCCCCCCAGGTAGTCTCCAGTGGTGGTCTAGTCAGGGTAGGTCCTAGTCATCTTTGGTCGGGCAGGAATTTCCTTTACTTTCCCACAAAGAGTGTCACCGGTGTCTCCTTCGCAGACCCTCACCGATGCCTTCCTCAGACAGAATCACACATCCTTGGTCGTGACGCCAGATTGTTGTGGAAATGACCACtaaggaccacaaagtcaagCTTAAGTGAATGTATGTTTATTCACTCCAGCGAGGAGATTACAGTCAAGCAGGATTTAATGTGGACAATAATATTTAATTCTAGATGAAGACCTCTGTTCTCTAACAGAATGCAGTATTGGAAGATTGAATGGCGGCCTGGTCACATTGGATATTAAGCCTCCCAAAATTGTGGGTTGAATTTCATTATGTATTTATAGAATTGGGTCACTTGTGATTGACCATTTCTTAACGTTGTGTAAATGTTGTTCTGCGAAGGATATCAGTTACTGAAGTTTAGACATTGTTTTGGTCTTATGTTGACACTAGTCTCCCCTAATTCACCTTGGCACTGCCGTTTAGCTGTGGAGAAGCTCTCAAATGTCACTAGCATACTGTTCCTGAATCCTTTGATGTGACAAGTCTTTGATGTGACAAAGTAGCAAAGCTGGGCTTCTGAGAATGATGATAACTCATGACAGTGGAAAACGGCTTATCTCCTTGAAAAGGAAATATAAAGGACTGCAgaattgttttatatatataatatatactgtgtatatacagtatatattatttTCTGGGAAATCTCTATAGTTTAAAGTTATAGTTTGTGCAGGCAGTACTCTTTGTAATAAATGTATTTAACAAAATAGTGTAGCGTACTCTAGTTTAAAATCTAATGTTCTGTAACTAGCTTTTCCTTTGTAAAATGTCTATCATTCTAAGAAATGAAATATTATTTAGTTGGGAAACCAAACTTAATTGACCAAAAACTAAAATTGTAGTTTGCTTCTAAATAGCCTCTTATCAATAGGTGTTTTTTTCAGGGACAAGATTACATAACCTAATAGGAAGTGATGTAGCTTTGACCTAACCTAAGGATTggacctttttttttaaatttcacctaaaatgacatagccAAATCTAACtgactgtagctcaggccctgaagcaaggatatgcattttcctAATACCGTTTGAAAGGAAGCACTTAGAAGTTTGTGGAAATTTGAAATTAATGTAGAAAAATATAACATgctagatctggtaaaagataatacaaacaagaAAAACATGCATattctttttgttttgttaaatCATCTTTGAATTGCAAGAGGAAGGCCAAACTTTCAGATAGGAGTCTAGGTGTCATTACCACCGTTTTTCACGTACTCCTGTTTTTTctctagtccctgttttctagttctCACAGTTTTGACCTTTCTGACTCCactgacctgagcctgcctgctgttctgtacctttcggactctggattactgacctctgcctgcccttgacctgtcatttgcctgtcccctgtttttgtaatacacttttgttacttccaactgtctgcatctgggtcttctcctgagccgtGTTAGAAAGTTGTATTCTTATTTAGGTTAATGATAAATATAGAAGCTTTGTATTTTCCTTGGGAAGCTTTCATCTTCATTGTGAAAGAGTTGTTGGATaacttttttatttgacctttatttaactaggcaagtcagttaagaacaaattcttaattcaatgacggccttggaatagttggttaactgccttgttcaggggcagaacgacagattgttaccttgtcagctcagggatttgatcttgcaacctttcagttacataatccaacactctaaccactaggctacgtgttGCCCCAACTTGCATTATTGTGATTATCTTCTGGGCTTTCATCCCTTTTAAAAGTTGCCAACACAAGTGATACACATAATTGGTACATTGTAGTGTTTTAATTGTTTAGTTATCTCTTCATATTTCTACAAAATAACTTGAACATATGTCAAATGTATTTTGCCTTTAATGTATTTATAGGCTACTGCAGGCAAATTGAATGACACTGCACAGTCAATGTAAAAGCTTCTTGCATTTTTACACCATTTTGAATAGTGATAGTACCAGCTAGGAAACAGCCACAaaggtatatacagtggggagaacaagtatttgatacactgccgattttgctggttttcctacttacaaagcatgtagaggtctgtaatttctatcacaggtacacttcaactgtgagagacggaatctaaaacaaaaatccagaaaatcacattgtatgatttttaagtaattaatttgcattttattgcatgacataagtatttgatcacctaccaaccagtgagaattccggctctcactgacctgttagtttttctttaagaaaccctcctgttctccactcattacctgtattaactgcacctgtttgaactcattacctgaataaaagacacctgtccacacactcaatcaaacagactccaacctctccacaatggccaagaccagagagggtgtaaggacatcagggataaaattgtagacctgcacaaggctgggatgggctacaggacaataggcaaccagcttggtgagaaggcaacaactgttggcacaattattagaaaatggaagaagttcaagttgacggtcaatcaccctcggtctggggctccatgcaagatctcacctcgtggggcatcaatgatcatgaggaaggtgagggatcagcccagaactacacggcaggacctggtcaatgacctgaagagagctgggaccacggTCTCGAAGAAAACCattggtaacacactatgccgtcatggattaaaatcctgcagcgcacgcaaggtccccctgctcaagccagcgcatgtccaggcccatctgaagtttgccaatgaccatctggatgatccagaggaggaatgagagaaggtcatgtggtctgatgagacaaaaatagagctttttggtctaaactccactcgccgtgtttggaggaagaagaaggatgagtacaaccccaagaacatcatcccgtgaagcatggaggtggaaacatcattctttggggatgcttttctgcaaaggggactggacgactgcaccgtattggggggaggatggatggggccatgtattgcgagaccttggccaacaacctccttccctcagtaagagcattgaagatgggtcgtggctgggtcttccagcatgacaacgacctgaaagACACAGCCAGGGccactaaggagtggctccgtaagaagcatctcaaggtcctggagtggcctagccagtctccagacctgaacccaatagaacatctttggagggagctgaaagtccgtattgcccagcgacagccccgaaacctgaaggatctggagttctgtatggaggagtgttccaaaatccctgctgcagtgtgtgccaacctggtcaagaactacaggaaacgtatgatctctgtaattgcaaacacaggtttctgtaccaaatattaaattctgcttttctgatgtatcaaatacctatgtcatgcaataaaatgcaaatgaatgacttaaaaatcatacaatgtgattttctggatttttgttttagattccatctctcacagttgaagtgtacctatgataaaacttacagacctctacatgctttgtaagtaggaaaacctgcaaaatcgtcagtgtatcaaatacttgttctccccactgtatgcacacacacacacacacacatacacatacatacacacacatcacaacttcTGCTACCAGTCTCTTATTATTTTTGCACCATTCTGAATAGTGATAATACcagctaggacacacacacacatattcatggtacacacacatcacctcttgtgctaccagactcttattatgattgctaaatgctgcacaatttaaacacttgccccAAATCCCAAAAACAATCAtatataaattgtgccttcctttATTATACTAACATGTTTAttttattctactgagccatttacttaaTGTTCATATTCATTTCTTATCATTTCtcattgttgttgcattgtcgagaagggacctccaagtaagcatttcgttggacatTGTACATCGGGGTATCTGGTACATACaactaattaaaaaaaataacttgAACTTGAGGATCCTCAATTAACTTCCTAAAACCATCTATGACGGAGAAAGGCCCACACTTCAGTTAATGTGACACGGATTATGGTGATCAGTGTTCATACACTTAGAGAAAAATGTGCTATCTAGAAtttaaaagggttatttggctgtccccataggatgaccctttgtagaaccctttttggtactaggtagaacccttttggttccaggtagaaccctttttggtactaggtagaacccttttggttccaggtagaacactttttggttccatgtagaaccctttccacagagggttctacatggaacccaaaagggttatgcCTGGTACAAAAAAGGGTTATGCTATGGGGACAGCTGGACAACCCTTTTGGAAACCTTTTTAGTAAGACTAGGCAGTGTGCCAGACTGAATGAAAGGCTGTAGGCTACTAAACACTGTATGTTTGAGTGACACTTTCTGAggtaactgttttaaaaaaaaactctgATAATGCATAACAATGCAGCTGATTTATGCATCTGTAAGTCAATCAATCACTCCacagatttggccttgtgttctcCATCTGTATAATACTTGGCAAGATGTTTCCTGGTACTAAACCAGCATTAAAATAAGTacatatttacagtgccttcagaatgtttttacaaacccttgactttttccacatgttacaaagtgggattcaaattgatttaattgtaatatttcgtcaacaatctacacaaaatactctgtaatatcaaagtggaagatTTTTTTCATTTctaaaacatttatgaaaaatacAACAccaatatatcttgattagataagtacatgttagaatcacctttggcagcaattacagctgtgagtctttctgggtatgtctctaagagatttccacacctaaattgtgcaatatttgcccattattcttttagaAATTATTCtaaagtgccatccgttttgtcactaaagcaccttataccacccaccactgcgacctgtatgctctagtcggctggccctcgctacatattcgtcgccagacccactggctccaggtcatctacaagtccatgctaggtaaagctccgccttatctcagttcactggtcacgatggcaacacccacccgtagcacgcgctccagcaggtgtatctcactgatcatccctaaagccaacacctcatttggccgcctttcgttccagttctctgctgcctgtgactggaacgaattgcaaaaatcgctgaagttggagacttttatctctctcactaacttcaaacatctgctatctgagcagctaaccgatcgctgcagctgtacatagtctatcggtaaatagcccacccctttttttacctacctcatccccatactgtttttatttatttacttttctgctcttttgcacaccaatatctctacctgtacatgaccatctgatcatttatcactccaatgttaatctgcaaaattgtaattattcgcctacctcctcatgccttttgcacacaatgtatatagactccctttttttctactgtgttattgacttgttaattgtttactccatgtgtaactctgtgttgtctgttcacactgctatgctttatcttggccaggtcacagttgcaaatgagaacttgttctcaactagcctacctggttaaataaaggtgaaataaaaaaataaaaataaaaattcaagATCtgtcattttcaggtcttgccatagattttcaagcagatgtgtgtgaggtgtatatttttgtttcaaagtagatttgtttaagactaccaagaaacactctgtgtgacaaTGATTTAGCCagctgcagtaaaaggttaagtcaaaactgtaacttggccactcaggaacatttactgtcttcttggtaatcaactcaatgtagatttggccttgtgttttaggttaggtgaatttatctcccagtgtctgctgAACCAGGCctgctgaaccaggttttcctctataaTTTCACCTGTGcatagctccattctgtttctttttttatcctgaaaaactccccagtccttaacaattacaagcatacccataacctgATGCaggcaccactatgcttgaaaatatgttgAGTGTTACTCAGTAATGCATTgtattgaatttg
Protein-coding sequences here:
- the LOC112222795 gene encoding myosin heavy chain, fast skeletal muscle-like, coding for MSTDTEIVVFGPTAICLWKPERERVLAQAALFDDKRAFFVVEPKEMHLKRVHQGKEGGKATVNSLWAKTITVKEHDIHPMNPPKHDRNEDMAMMTHLNEPTNISLINTKKKLEVDLTQVQGEMEDTVQEARNAEEKAKKDITDVSLQTLHNYNLKKKEQDTSSHLERMKKNLEVTVKDLQHRLDEAENLAKKGGKKQLQKLEARVCELEGEVDAEQRHGCYHRGTGVCKYEGRVKELTYQTEENKKNVNRLQDLVDMLRMPTKPTDINREEQANTHLSRFRKVQHELEEAQERADI